The following proteins are co-located in the Pseudomonas cavernae genome:
- a CDS encoding DUF2796 domain-containing protein — protein sequence MRRLLLALPFALLPLAAAHADHHEDHEAHGSLGAHEHGVATLNVALDAQALEIALESPAMNLLGFEHAASSAEDQARVAAARAQLEQPLALFGLPAAAGCSVSAKDLRSPLFGGPAEKHEHGDDDHAAAHESEHSDIDAGYKLSCSHPEALEGLDLGVFFKAFPATQKLKVQLIGPNGQQGAELTPSNSRLQL from the coding sequence ATGCGCCGCCTGTTGCTCGCCCTGCCCTTCGCCTTGCTGCCACTCGCCGCGGCGCACGCTGATCACCATGAAGACCACGAGGCGCACGGCAGCCTCGGCGCCCACGAACACGGCGTCGCGACGCTGAACGTGGCGCTGGACGCTCAGGCCCTGGAGATCGCCCTGGAAAGCCCGGCGATGAATCTGCTCGGCTTCGAACACGCGGCCTCGAGTGCAGAGGACCAGGCCAGGGTCGCCGCCGCCCGGGCGCAGCTGGAACAACCGCTGGCGCTGTTCGGCCTGCCGGCCGCGGCCGGCTGCAGCGTCAGCGCAAAAGACCTGCGCAGCCCGCTCTTCGGCGGCCCTGCCGAGAAGCATGAACACGGCGATGATGACCACGCCGCGGCCCACGAGTCCGAACACAGCGATATCGATGCGGGGTACAAGCTCAGCTGCAGCCATCCAGAAGCCCTGGAAGGTTTGGACCTCGGCGTATTCTTCAAGGCCTTCCCGGCCACGCAAAAGCTCAAGGTGCAGCTGATCGGCCCGAACGGCCAGCAAGGCGCCGAGTTGACCCCGAGCAACAGCCGCCTGCAGCTCTGA
- a CDS encoding thioredoxin family protein: protein MSDNPHIFDVSSPYFDQLVIQNSFHQPVLVDFWADWCAPCKALMPLLAQITEGYRGGLLLAKVNCDVEQDIVARFGIRSLPTVVLFKDGQPVDGFAGAQPESAIRAMLEPHVQAPPPAAADPLESAQALFAEGRFGEAESLLQTLLGENSDQPAALILYARCLAERGELGEADTVLNAVKGDAHKQALAAARAQLTFLRQAADLPDAALLKSRLAQNAGDEEAAYQLCIQQLARQQYEAALDGLLKLFVSNRGYADGLPHKTLLQVFDLLGSDHPLVTLYRRKLYQAIY from the coding sequence ATGAGCGACAACCCCCATATCTTCGATGTCAGCAGCCCCTACTTCGACCAACTGGTGATCCAGAACTCCTTCCACCAGCCGGTGCTGGTGGACTTCTGGGCCGACTGGTGCGCCCCGTGCAAGGCGCTGATGCCGCTCCTGGCGCAGATCACCGAGGGCTACCGCGGCGGCCTGTTGCTGGCCAAGGTCAACTGCGACGTCGAGCAGGACATAGTCGCCCGCTTCGGTATCCGCAGCCTGCCCACCGTGGTGCTGTTCAAGGATGGTCAGCCGGTCGACGGCTTCGCCGGCGCGCAGCCGGAGTCGGCGATCCGCGCCATGCTCGAACCGCATGTGCAGGCGCCGCCGCCCGCCGCCGCCGATCCGCTGGAAAGCGCCCAGGCGCTGTTCGCCGAAGGCCGTTTCGGCGAGGCGGAAAGCCTGCTGCAGACCCTGCTCGGGGAAAACAGCGACCAGCCCGCGGCGCTGATTCTCTACGCCCGCTGCCTGGCCGAACGCGGCGAACTGGGCGAAGCCGATACGGTGCTCAATGCGGTCAAGGGCGACGCCCACAAGCAGGCGCTGGCGGCGGCGCGCGCGCAGCTGACCTTCCTGCGCCAGGCCGCCGACCTGCCGGATGCGGCGCTGCTGAAGAGCCGCCTGGCACAGAACGCCGGGGATGAGGAAGCGGCCTACCAGCTGTGCATCCAGCAGCTGGCGCGCCAGCAATACGAGGCGGCGCTGGACGGCCTGCTCAAGCTGTTCGTCAGCAACCGCGGCTACGCCGACGGCCTGCCGCACAAGACCCTGCTGCAGGTGTTCGACCTGCTCGGCAGCGACCATCCGCTGGTCACCCTCTATCGGCGCAAGCTGTATCAGGCGATCTATTGA
- a CDS encoding class I SAM-dependent methyltransferase produces the protein MNAPQVLQDALGQLLGDARLSAETLPGTDLKLWLIDAANMDRAFNPEETRRILEEPPYWSFCWASGLVLARWLAEQPQWVRGKRVLDFGAGSGVAAIAAAKAGAAEVVACDLDPLALAACRANAELNGVTLNYSADFFAEEDRYDLIIVADVLYDRANLPLLDQFLSRGRQALVADSRVRDFQHPLYRRLAILEACTWPDLAEPAEFRHVSLYHARRA, from the coding sequence ATGAACGCGCCACAAGTCCTGCAAGACGCCCTCGGCCAGTTGCTCGGCGATGCCCGCCTGAGCGCCGAAACCCTGCCCGGCACCGACCTCAAGCTGTGGCTGATCGACGCCGCCAACATGGACCGCGCCTTCAACCCGGAGGAAACCCGGCGCATCCTCGAGGAACCGCCCTACTGGAGCTTCTGTTGGGCCAGCGGCCTGGTGCTGGCGCGCTGGCTGGCCGAACAGCCGCAGTGGGTGCGCGGCAAGCGCGTGCTGGACTTCGGCGCCGGCTCCGGGGTGGCGGCGATCGCCGCGGCCAAGGCCGGGGCGGCGGAAGTGGTGGCCTGCGACCTCGACCCGCTGGCCCTCGCTGCCTGCCGCGCCAACGCCGAGCTGAACGGGGTGACCCTGAACTATTCGGCGGACTTCTTCGCCGAGGAAGACCGCTACGACCTGATCATCGTCGCCGACGTGCTCTACGACCGCGCCAACCTGCCGCTGCTCGACCAGTTCCTCAGCCGCGGCCGCCAGGCGCTGGTGGCCGACTCGCGGGTGCGCGACTTCCAGCATCCGCTGTACCGGCGGCTGGCGATACTCGAAGCCTGCACCTGGCCGGATCTGGCCGAACCGGCGGAGTTCCGCCACGTCAGCCTGTATCACGCGCGGCGGGCGTAG
- the nrdR gene encoding transcriptional regulator NrdR yields the protein MHCPFCAANDTKVIDSRLVAEGEQVRRRRECLACGERFTTFETAELVMPRLIKQDGSRQPFDEDKLRAGMQRALEKRPVSIERLDAAIAHIKQRLRATGEREIKSLVLGELVMAELQKLDEVAYIRFASVYRRFQDLNEFREEIDRLAREPSKHE from the coding sequence ATGCACTGTCCCTTCTGCGCTGCCAATGACACCAAGGTGATCGACTCGCGCCTGGTCGCCGAAGGCGAGCAGGTGCGCCGCCGCCGCGAATGCCTGGCCTGCGGCGAGCGTTTCACCACCTTCGAGACCGCCGAGCTGGTGATGCCGCGCCTGATCAAGCAGGACGGCAGCCGCCAGCCGTTCGACGAAGACAAGCTGCGCGCCGGCATGCAGCGCGCGCTGGAAAAGCGCCCGGTGAGCATCGAGCGGCTGGATGCGGCGATCGCCCATATCAAGCAGCGGCTGCGCGCCACCGGCGAGCGCGAGATCAAGTCGCTGGTGCTCGGCGAGCTGGTGATGGCCGAGTTGCAGAAGCTCGACGAGGTCGCCTACATCCGCTTCGCCTCGGTGTACCGGCGGTTCCAGGACCTCAACGAGTTCCGCGAGGAGATCGACCGCCTCGCCCGCGAGCCGTCCAAGCATGAGTGA
- the ribD gene encoding bifunctional diaminohydroxyphosphoribosylaminopyrimidine deaminase/5-amino-6-(5-phosphoribosylamino)uracil reductase RibD has protein sequence MSRALELARQGLYSTHPNPRVGCVIVRDGQIVGEGWHVRAGEPHAEVHALRQAGERARGATAYVTLEPCSHHGLTPPCAEALVQAGVARVVAAMQDPNPQVAGRGLLRLAAAGIAVHSGVLEGEARALNPGFIKRMEQGLPFVRVKLAMSLDGRTAMASGESQWITGPAARAAVQRLRARSSVVLSGADTVLADAARLTVRAEELGLNAEQTALAMSRAPLRVLVDGRLRVPLEAPFYQAGAALVAACTAAGRERFRAAGHELLALPGSSGQVDLHRLLVELAARGANEVLVEAGPRLAGAFAALGLVDEYQLFVAAKFLGSSARPLLELPLTRMAEAPALKIVEMRAVGDDWRIIAVPTAAS, from the coding sequence ATGAGCCGCGCCCTCGAATTGGCGCGCCAGGGCCTGTATTCCACCCATCCCAATCCGCGCGTCGGTTGCGTCATCGTTCGCGACGGGCAGATCGTCGGCGAAGGCTGGCATGTCCGTGCCGGCGAACCGCACGCCGAAGTCCATGCCCTGCGCCAGGCCGGCGAACGGGCGCGGGGCGCCACCGCCTACGTGACCCTCGAGCCCTGCAGCCACCACGGCCTCACCCCGCCGTGCGCCGAAGCGCTGGTGCAGGCCGGCGTGGCGCGGGTGGTGGCGGCCATGCAGGACCCCAACCCGCAAGTCGCCGGGCGCGGCCTGTTGCGCCTGGCCGCGGCCGGCATTGCGGTGCATAGCGGCGTGCTGGAGGGCGAGGCGCGGGCGCTGAACCCCGGCTTCATCAAACGCATGGAGCAGGGCCTGCCGTTCGTGCGGGTCAAGCTGGCGATGAGCCTGGACGGGCGCACGGCGATGGCCAGCGGCGAGAGCCAGTGGATCACCGGCCCAGCGGCGCGCGCCGCGGTGCAGCGCCTGCGTGCGCGCTCCAGCGTGGTGCTGAGCGGCGCCGACACCGTGCTGGCCGATGCTGCGCGGCTCACGGTGCGCGCCGAGGAGCTGGGTCTGAATGCCGAACAGACCGCCCTGGCCATGAGCCGTGCGCCGCTGCGCGTGCTGGTCGACGGCCGTCTGCGGGTGCCGCTGGAGGCGCCGTTCTATCAGGCCGGCGCGGCCCTGGTGGCGGCCTGCACGGCGGCGGGGCGCGAACGCTTCCGCGCCGCCGGCCATGAATTGCTGGCGCTGCCGGGCAGCAGCGGGCAGGTCGACCTGCACCGGCTGCTCGTCGAGCTGGCCGCGCGCGGCGCCAACGAGGTGCTGGTCGAGGCCGGGCCGCGGCTGGCCGGCGCGTTCGCCGCGCTCGGCCTGGTCGACGAGTATCAGCTGTTCGTCGCCGCCAAGTTCCTCGGCTCCAGCGCGCGGCCGCTGCTCGAGCTGCCGCTGACACGGATGGCCGAAGCGCCGGCACTGAAAATCGTCGAGATGCGTGCGGTCGGCGATGACTGGCGGATCATCGCCGTGCCCACGGCCGCGTCGTAG
- a CDS encoding riboflavin synthase, with protein MFTGIIEALGTVRALSPKGGDVRVYVETGKLDLSDVKLGDSIAVNGVCLTAVELPGDGFWADVSRETLARSAFVDLRAGSKVNLEKALTPSSRLGGHLVSGHVDGVGEVITRADNARAVQFTLRAPRELAKYIALKGSITVDGTSLTVNAVNGAEFELTIVPHTLAETIMVDYRPGRLVNLEVDLLARYLERLLLGDKAAEPQASGISASFLAEHGYLKN; from the coding sequence ATGTTCACCGGCATAATCGAAGCCCTCGGTACTGTCCGCGCGCTCAGCCCGAAAGGCGGCGACGTGCGCGTCTATGTCGAAACCGGCAAGCTGGATCTTAGCGACGTCAAACTGGGCGACAGCATCGCCGTCAACGGCGTCTGCCTGACTGCCGTGGAGCTGCCCGGCGACGGCTTCTGGGCCGACGTCAGCCGCGAGACCCTGGCGCGCAGCGCCTTCGTCGACCTCAGGGCCGGCAGTAAGGTCAACCTGGAGAAGGCCCTGACCCCGAGCAGCCGTCTCGGCGGCCATCTGGTCAGCGGCCACGTCGATGGCGTCGGCGAGGTAATCACCCGTGCCGACAACGCCCGCGCGGTGCAATTCACCCTTCGCGCGCCGCGCGAGCTGGCCAAGTACATCGCCCTCAAGGGCTCGATCACCGTCGACGGCACCAGCCTGACGGTCAACGCGGTGAATGGCGCCGAGTTCGAGCTGACCATAGTGCCGCACACCTTGGCCGAGACCATCATGGTCGACTACCGCCCGGGGCGCCTGGTCAACCTCGAGGTCGACCTGCTGGCGCGCTACCTCGAACGTCTGCTGCTCGGCGACAAGGCGGCCGAGCCGCAAGCCAGCGGCATCAGCGCAAGTTTCCTGGCCGAACACGGCTATCTGAAGAACTGA
- the ribBA gene encoding bifunctional 3,4-dihydroxy-2-butanone-4-phosphate synthase/GTP cyclohydrolase II: MALNSIEELIEDIRQGKMVILMDDEDRENEGDLIMAAECVQAEHINFMARFARGLICMPMTRERCETLKLPLMAPRNGSGFGTKFTVSIEAAEGVTTGISAADRARTVQAAAAKSAKADDIVSPGHIFPLMAQPGGVLARAGHTEAACDLARMGGFDPSGVICEIMNDDGTMARRPELEAFAAEYGIKIGTIADLIHYRLIHERTVERISEQPLDSELGHFTLVTYRDAVENTVHMALTLGQISPDQPTLVRVHNADPLRDLFMVKQPGRWSLRAAMAKVAEAGRGVVLLLGNPLTGPELLASLDRQLGSEGKVTSPATYSTVGAGSQILRDLGVRKMRLMSSPMKFNAISGFDLEVVEYLPSE; encoded by the coding sequence ATGGCACTCAACAGCATCGAAGAACTGATCGAAGACATCCGCCAGGGCAAGATGGTCATCCTCATGGATGACGAGGACCGCGAGAACGAAGGCGACCTGATCATGGCCGCCGAATGCGTGCAGGCCGAGCACATCAACTTCATGGCCCGCTTCGCCCGCGGTCTGATCTGCATGCCGATGACCCGCGAGCGCTGCGAAACCCTCAAGCTGCCGCTGATGGCGCCGCGCAACGGTTCCGGCTTCGGCACCAAGTTCACCGTCTCCATCGAGGCCGCCGAAGGCGTCACCACTGGCATCTCCGCCGCCGACCGCGCGCGCACCGTGCAGGCCGCCGCGGCGAAGAGCGCCAAGGCCGACGACATCGTCAGCCCCGGCCACATTTTCCCGCTGATGGCCCAGCCCGGCGGCGTGCTGGCGCGCGCCGGCCACACCGAAGCGGCCTGCGACCTGGCGCGCATGGGCGGCTTCGACCCCAGCGGGGTGATCTGCGAGATCATGAACGACGACGGCACCATGGCCCGGCGCCCCGAGCTGGAGGCCTTCGCCGCCGAGTACGGGATCAAGATCGGCACCATCGCCGACCTCATCCACTACCGGCTGATCCACGAGCGCACCGTCGAGCGCATCAGCGAACAGCCGCTGGACAGCGAACTCGGCCATTTCACCCTGGTCACCTATCGCGACGCGGTGGAGAACACTGTGCACATGGCCCTGACCCTCGGTCAGATCAGCCCCGACCAGCCGACCCTGGTGCGCGTACACAACGCCGACCCGCTCCGCGACCTGTTCATGGTCAAGCAGCCGGGGCGCTGGAGCCTGCGTGCGGCGATGGCCAAAGTGGCCGAAGCCGGTCGCGGCGTGGTGCTGTTGCTCGGCAACCCGCTGACCGGTCCCGAGCTGCTCGCCAGCCTGGATCGGCAGCTGGGCAGCGAGGGCAAGGTCACCAGCCCGGCGACCTACAGCACCGTCGGCGCCGGCTCGCAGATCCTCCGCGATCTCGGCGTGCGCAAGATGCGCCTGATGAGCTCGCCGATGAAGTTCAACGCGATATCCGGTTTCGACCTGGAAGTTGTAGAATACCTGCCTTCCGAATAA
- the ribE gene encoding 6,7-dimethyl-8-ribityllumazine synthase: MTLKTIEGTFIAPKGRYALVVGRFNSFVVESLVSGAIDALVRHGVSESDITLIRAPGAFEIPLVAQKIAQRSEFDAIIALGAVIRGGTPHFEYVAGECTKGLAQVSMEFGVPVAFGVLTVDSIEQAIERSGTKAGNKGAEAALSALEMVSLLAQLEAK; encoded by the coding sequence ATGACCCTGAAGACCATCGAAGGTACTTTCATCGCTCCCAAAGGCCGCTATGCCCTGGTGGTCGGCCGCTTCAACAGCTTCGTGGTTGAGAGCCTGGTCAGCGGCGCGATCGACGCGCTGGTGCGCCACGGCGTGAGCGAGAGCGACATCACCCTGATCCGCGCGCCGGGTGCCTTCGAGATTCCGCTGGTGGCGCAGAAAATCGCCCAGCGCAGCGAGTTCGACGCCATCATCGCTCTCGGCGCGGTGATCCGCGGCGGTACCCCGCACTTCGAATACGTCGCCGGCGAATGCACCAAGGGCCTGGCCCAGGTGTCCATGGAGTTCGGCGTACCGGTGGCCTTCGGCGTGCTGACCGTCGACTCCATCGAGCAAGCCATCGAACGTTCCGGCACCAAGGCCGGCAACAAGGGCGCCGAAGCCGCGCTGTCGGCCCTGGAAATGGTCAGCCTGTTGGCGCAGCTGGAGGCCAAGTGA
- the nusB gene encoding transcription antitermination factor NusB encodes MISDDNDSFNPQPEKRPNAPTGKLAARRQARSLAMQALYQWQMAGQSLNEIEAQFRVDNDFTQVDGAYFREILHGVPANKSEIDDAILPCLDRPLEDLDPVELAILRLSTYELLKRVDVPYRVVINEGIELAKVFGATDGHKFVNGVLDKLAPRLRDAEVRGAKR; translated from the coding sequence GTGATTAGCGACGATAACGACAGCTTCAACCCGCAGCCCGAGAAGCGCCCGAACGCGCCGACCGGCAAGCTCGCCGCGCGCCGCCAGGCGCGCAGCTTGGCGATGCAGGCGTTGTATCAGTGGCAGATGGCCGGCCAGTCGCTGAACGAGATCGAAGCGCAGTTTCGCGTCGACAACGATTTCACCCAGGTGGATGGCGCCTACTTCCGTGAGATCCTGCACGGCGTGCCGGCCAACAAGAGCGAGATCGACGATGCGATCCTGCCCTGCCTGGACCGCCCGCTGGAGGATCTCGATCCGGTCGAGCTGGCGATCCTGCGCCTGTCGACCTACGAGCTGCTCAAGCGCGTCGACGTGCCTTACCGCGTGGTGATCAACGAAGGCATCGAGCTGGCCAAGGTGTTCGGCGCCACCGACGGGCACAAGTTCGTCAACGGCGTGCTGGACAAGCTGGCGCCGCGCCTGCGCGACGCCGAAGTGCGCGGCGCCAAGCGCTAA
- the thiL gene encoding thiamine-phosphate kinase, whose product MGEFELIRRFFAAAPCAQTAAGVALGIGDDCALLQLAAGEQLAVSTDTLVAGVHFPDPCDAFLLGQRALAVAASDLAAMGAAPLAFTLALTLPAAEAAWLEAFARGLGQMAHGCGLALVGGDTTRGPLSLTLTVFGRLPAGLALTRSGARVGDLLCVGGSLGDAAGALALVLGQQQVEEALAAPLLARYWAPQPQLALGQLLRGKATAALDISDGLLADCGHIARASGVALLIERERLPLSPALLAIYDREAALNHALAGGDDYRLAFTLPAAQMAELQAAWPELTVVGRVEQGEGVQLLDAGGRSLDLPETGYQHFRP is encoded by the coding sequence ATGGGTGAGTTCGAACTGATCCGCCGCTTCTTCGCCGCCGCGCCCTGCGCGCAGACGGCGGCGGGCGTGGCCCTGGGCATCGGCGACGACTGCGCTTTGCTGCAGCTGGCCGCCGGCGAACAGCTGGCGGTGTCCACCGATACCCTGGTCGCCGGGGTGCATTTCCCCGATCCCTGTGATGCCTTCCTCCTCGGCCAGCGCGCCTTGGCCGTCGCCGCCAGCGACTTGGCGGCGATGGGCGCCGCGCCGTTGGCCTTCACCTTGGCGCTGACTTTGCCGGCGGCCGAAGCGGCCTGGCTCGAAGCCTTCGCCCGCGGCCTCGGGCAGATGGCGCACGGTTGCGGCCTGGCGTTGGTCGGCGGCGATACCACCCGCGGACCGCTGAGCCTGACCCTCACCGTGTTCGGCCGGCTGCCGGCCGGCCTGGCGTTGACCCGCAGCGGCGCGCGCGTCGGCGATCTGCTCTGCGTCGGCGGCTCGCTCGGCGATGCGGCCGGCGCCTTGGCGCTGGTGCTCGGTCAGCAACAGGTCGAGGAGGCGCTCGCCGCACCGCTGCTGGCGCGCTACTGGGCGCCGCAGCCGCAACTGGCGCTCGGTCAGTTGCTGCGCGGCAAGGCCACGGCGGCGCTGGATATTTCCGATGGCCTGCTGGCCGACTGCGGGCACATCGCCCGCGCCTCGGGCGTCGCCCTGCTGATCGAGCGCGAGCGCCTGCCGCTGTCGCCGGCGCTGCTCGCCATCTATGACCGCGAAGCGGCGCTGAATCATGCGCTGGCCGGTGGCGACGACTATCGTCTGGCGTTTACCCTGCCGGCGGCGCAGATGGCCGAACTGCAGGCCGCCTGGCCGGAGCTGACGGTGGTCGGCCGGGTGGAGCAGGGTGAGGGGGTGCAGTTGCTGGACGCCGGCGGTCGATCGCTCGACCTGCCCGAGACGGGCTATCAACATTTCCGGCCATAG
- a CDS encoding phosphatidylglycerophosphatase A yields MPEHSDQAPAQPVPPSVWRNPWHFLAFGFGAGTLPKAPGTWGSLVALPFIPLWQQLPDWGYWLMLGLTMLFGFWLCGRVADDLRVHDHEGIVWDEMVGMWITLWLVPEGWQWLLAGFLVFRILDILKPWPIRWIDRHVHGGVGIMLDDVLAGVFAWLVMQLLVWAVALVG; encoded by the coding sequence GTGCCCGAACATTCAGACCAAGCTCCCGCGCAACCCGTACCGCCGTCGGTATGGCGCAATCCTTGGCACTTCCTCGCCTTCGGTTTCGGCGCCGGCACCTTGCCGAAGGCGCCGGGCACCTGGGGCTCGCTGGTAGCGCTGCCGTTCATCCCGCTATGGCAGCAGCTGCCGGACTGGGGCTATTGGCTGATGCTTGGCCTGACCATGCTGTTCGGCTTCTGGCTGTGCGGCCGGGTCGCCGACGACCTGCGCGTGCACGACCACGAGGGCATCGTCTGGGACGAGATGGTCGGCATGTGGATCACCCTCTGGCTGGTGCCCGAAGGCTGGCAGTGGCTGTTGGCGGGCTTTCTGGTGTTCCGCATCTTGGATATCCTCAAGCCATGGCCGATCCGCTGGATCGACCGGCACGTGCATGGTGGCGTCGGCATCATGCTGGATGACGTCCTCGCCGGGGTGTTCGCCTGGCTGGTCATGCAACTGTTGGTGTGGGCCGTAGCGCTGGTGGGCTAG
- a CDS encoding ABC transporter substrate-binding protein, with product MRGWIGTLFCTLGLLMAAQVQAQSALPSEVRVASEVWSQYTEADGSGLAWDVLRAVFEPAGVKLRTRSVPYTRSIGLVQRGAADAWVGAYRDEIGGGVVYPLWHFDADQIYALGRVDQPAVNPDNLGRFRLVWMRGYGFDKYLPNLTHFEEIQRRDGILSMLDRKHADFYIDARPEVEEVLKGAKAPSAYRLTALTQLPLYLGFADTPQGRALAALFDRRMDALVAAGSLRPIFARWQYPYPFQEKSDALP from the coding sequence ATGCGTGGCTGGATAGGGACATTGTTCTGCACGCTGGGTCTGCTCATGGCGGCGCAGGTGCAGGCACAGAGCGCGTTGCCGAGCGAGGTTCGTGTGGCCAGCGAGGTCTGGAGCCAATACACCGAGGCCGACGGCAGTGGCCTGGCGTGGGATGTGCTGCGCGCGGTGTTCGAACCGGCCGGGGTCAAGCTGCGCACCCGCAGCGTGCCCTATACCCGCTCGATCGGCCTGGTGCAGCGTGGCGCGGCGGATGCCTGGGTCGGCGCCTACCGCGATGAAATCGGCGGCGGGGTGGTCTATCCGCTCTGGCACTTCGACGCCGATCAGATCTACGCCCTCGGCCGGGTCGATCAGCCCGCGGTGAATCCGGACAATCTCGGTCGCTTCCGCCTGGTGTGGATGCGCGGCTACGGCTTCGACAAGTATCTGCCGAATTTGACCCACTTCGAGGAAATCCAGCGGCGCGACGGTATCCTGTCGATGCTCGATCGCAAGCATGCGGACTTCTACATCGATGCCCGCCCCGAGGTCGAGGAGGTGCTGAAGGGCGCCAAGGCCCCGTCCGCCTACCGGCTCACAGCGCTGACCCAGCTGCCGCTCTACCTCGGCTTCGCCGACACGCCGCAGGGGCGCGCGTTGGCCGCGCTGTTCGACCGGCGGATGGACGCGTTGGTGGCGGCCGGCAGCCTGCGGCCGATTTTTGCCCGTTGGCAGTATCCCTACCCATTCCAAGAGAAGTCCGATGCGTTGCCTTGA